The Amycolatopsis japonica nucleotide sequence CGTTCCTGCCCGCCGAAGAGGCCGGAGCCTCCGGCGTGCTCGCGGTCGTCGTCGCCGGCCTCGTGACCGGTCACCTCGCCCCGCGGCATCTGCGCGCGACGGATCGGCTCGCCGAGGCCGTCAACTGGCGCACCGCGGCCTTCCTGCTGGAAAGCGCGATGTTCCTGCTCATGGGACTCAGCGTCAAAACCCTCATCGACGAGGTGCACGACGACGGTTCGAGCGTGTGGCGCGCGCTCGGCATCGGGCTGGCCGCGTCGGCGCTCGTCATCGTCGCGCGCATCGTCTTCGTCGGGCCCTTGGTCGGTGGCCTGTACCGCGAGCAGCGGAAGGCCGCTCGGTTCAAGCCCCGGCTGGAAACGACGCAGGCGGTGCTGCGGGGCGACGAGTCGAATCCCGCCGTCACCGAACGGCTGGACAAGGCGTCACCGAGGCGGGTGGCGCATTTCCGGAAACGGCTCGACCGGGCCGCCGCCGACGTCGAGTTCCGGCTCACCGAGACCTTGGGCTGGCGCGGTGGCGTGGTGCTCGGCTGGGCGGGAATGCGCGGCGCGATCACCCTCGCGGCGGCGCAGACCCTTCCGCAGGACACGCCGGACCGCGCCCTGCTGGTCCTGATCGCCTACGTCGTGGCGACCACGACGCTGCTGGTCCAGGGAATGACGCTGCCCGCGGTGATCCGCGCGGCGCGGGTGCCGTCGGAGGACCCGGGCCGGTTGCGGCGCGAGTACGTCCGGCTCACGACCGAACTGGCCGACGCGGCGACGTCCCTTTTGGACGATCCCGGCCTGGAGGATCCCGGCAACGGGCCCTTCGGTGACCGGGTCGTGGACCGGGTGCGCTCGGACGTACGCGTCCCGCCCGCGTCACCGGGCGACCGCCCGGCCCCGGAACAGATCGAGCAGTACCTGCGGCTGCGCCTACGGGTCCTGACCGAACAGTCCGAACGTCTCCAGCACGCCCGGTCGAGCGGCGCATACAGCTCCGAGGCGCTGAGCCGGGCCCAGACCGCCCTCGACGTCGAGATGGCCAGGCTCGAACAGCTGGCGGACCGGCCGATCTCCTGACCGGATCACGTCACCGCAGGGCGGCGGGAGCACCGGCCGGGACCGCGGGATTCCGCGGCGGCACCGGATCGATCCGCCGGTAGGCCTCGCCCAACGGCGGCCGGGGGTCGGCGTCGCCGCGATTGGGCCAGTACGCCATGGCCCGTTCCGCCTGCGCGGTGATGGTGAGGGAAGGGTTGACGCCGAGGTTCGCCGAGATGGTGGATCCGTCGACGATGTGCAGGCCGTCGTAGCCGTGCACCCGGTGGTACGGGTCGATCACGCCACGGCCCGGATCGTCGGAGATGGCGCAGCCGCCGATGAAATGCGCGGTCATCGGGATGTTGAGGATCTCGCCGGTCGTCCCGCCCGCGATGCCGTCGATCTTCTCGGCGACGCGGCGCGCGGCGTCGTTGCCCGCCGGGATCCAGGTCGGGTTCGGTTCGCCGTGTCCCGGCCCCGAAACCAGTTTGTGGCGGCCGGTGCGGGTGCGACGGCCGGATACGGTGATGGAGTTGTCGAGCGTCTGCATCACCAGCAGGATGATCGTGCGCTCGGACCAGCGCCGCGGCGAGAACCACGTGACGTTGCGGGGATCCCGCACCAGCGTGCCCAGCCAGGTGAGCCAGCGCGGGACGCGTTTCCCGCCGTCGGTGAGCGCGGTCTGCAGCAACGACATGGCGTTGCTGCCCTTGCCGTAGCGGCACGGCTCGACGTGGGTGTGCGCGTCGGGGTGGATCGACGAGGTGATCGCGACGCCCCGGGTGAAGTCGGCGTCCTTCCGCTTCGTTTTGGCACCGAGGATGGATTCCGAGTTCGTCCGTGTGAGCCTGCCGAGGCTCGCGGACAGCCGCGGCAGCGCACCCGTGGCGCGGGCACGGTGCAGCAGCTTCTGGGTGTTGTACGTGCCCGCGCTGAAGACGACCTCGCGGGCGGTGAACGTCCGCACGTTCTTGCGGCGGCGAGGCGAGGAGCCGGTCCGCACGGTACGGACGACGTAGCCGCCCTCCGGGGCGGGGCGGACGTCGAGCACCGTGGTCATCGGCACGACTTCGGCGCCCAGCCGTTCGGCGAGGTACAGGTAATTGCGGTCGAGCGTGTTCTTGGCGCCGACCCGGCAGCCGGTCATGCAGGAGCCGCATTCGGTGCAGGTCCGGCGCTCCGGCCCGGCCCCGCCGAAGTAGGGATCCGGCACGACACTGCCCGCCGGAGTCCTTTCGTCACCGAAGAAGACGCCGACGGGCGTCAGCCGGAACGACGAGCCGACGCCCATGTCGGTGGCGACCTCGCGCAGTACTTCGTCGGCGGCCGTCACGGTCGGGTTCCGCGTGACACCCAGCATGCGACGAGCCTGGTCGTAATGCGGTTTCAGTTCGGTCCGCCAGTCGGTGATGTGGGCCCACTGAGGATCCTCGAAGAACGGCGCGGGCGGCTCGTACAGGGTGTTGGCGTAGTTGAGGGAACCGCCGCCGACCCCGGCGCCGCCGAGGATCACGACGTCGCGCAGGAGGTGGATGCGCTGGATCCCGTAGCAGCCCAGCCGGGGCGCCCACAGGAAATTGCGCACGTCCCAGGACGTCTTGGGCAGCGTCTCCTCGGTGCGGCGCGGGCCGGCTTCCAGCACCGTGACGCGATATCCCTTCTCCGCCAGGCGAAGGGCGCTCACCGAGCCGCCGAATCCGGAACCGATGACGAGCACGTCCACGGGGCTCATCGCGCGACCGCCTTGGCGAGGTCGGCGGCGTCCCGCCACGACGAGCGGCGTGTGATGTGCGCCCGGTACTTCATGATCCGGCCGGGCTGGTTCACCGCGAGCGCGCCGACGAGCCGATCGCCCGAGCGGTAGAGCGCCAGCCAGCTCTCGTCTTCGGGATCGCCGAACAGGTCGACGTCGTCGGCCGCGACGCCGACCATCTGGATCCGCTTGCCGTACCAGTCGGACCAGAAGTACGGAACGGCCGAAAACGGCGTCGCTTTACCGGGGGCGACGGCGTTACGGGCGGCCGCCTCCGCCTGCGCCGAAGCGGACGTCCAGTTCTCCAGCCGCATCGTGGTCTCGAACAGCGGGTTGTGCCAGCGTGCGACATCGCCCGCGGCGTAGATCCCCGGGGCGGCACACAGCGTCCGGTCGCACAGCACGCCGTCTCCCAGCGGTACGCCGGAGCCCTCGAGCCAGCCGACCGAGGGGCGGGCGCCGATACCGGCGATCACCAGGTCCGCGTCGAGCACACCGCCGTCGGACAACGCCACCTTGCTGCCCGCGCCGTCCGGGGTGATGGCACGGACCGCCGTGGAAAGCCGCAGATCGACGCCGTTGCGGGCGTGCAGCCCCGCGAGCGCGGCCGCCATGCGCGGGCCGACGGCACGCACGAGGGGAACCTCGGCCGCCTCCACGATCGTCACCGCCGCGCCCCGCTCCCGTAGGGCCGTGGCGATCTCGGCGCCGATGAACCCGCCGCCGACGATGACGGCGCGGGACGTCGTGGCGAGCCGGGCCCGGATGGCGCGCGCGTCGTCCAGCGTCCGGAGGGTGTGCACCCCGTGTCCCGGCAAGGGGATCGCGGCGCCACCGGTGGCGATGATCAGCGATCCGAACGGGACGGCGGTCCCTCCGATCAGGACTTCACGGTCCTCTGTGGACAGTCCGGTGGCCGCTTCGCCGAGCCGGACGTCGATATCGAGGTCGGCGAGCGCCTCGGCACTCGCGAGCGTGGGCGGCGTCCGATCCGGGTCTGTGAGGAACGCCTTCGACAACGGCGGCCGGTCATAGGGAAGATGCGGTTCGGCGCCGATGAGCGTGACGGGTCCGTCGTAGCCCGCCCGGCGAGCGGCGGTGGCGGCGCGCAGGCCCGCCAGTGATGCTCCGACTACGACCAGTCCTGCCTTGTCCATGGCTCAGTCCTCGCTGACGGTGTCCGTTGCGAGGAGTCTTCGCCGCGTGGCGCGGCCGGGCATCGGTCCGCGGACCGGGAATGGCCGGCCGGACTGTGCCCGGCGCACAAAACCGCGGTCAGTCGCCGACCGGGCGCAGGACGGCGGTGCCCAGCAGACGGCACGCCAGCAACGCCACTTCGACGTCGATGCGGCCCTCGGACAGCGGTCTGCCCCGCGCCTGTTCGGCCTTGCGGAGCCGGTACTGGATCGTGTTCTTGTGCAGGTGGAGCTCCTGAGAGGCCAGCATCAGACTGCTGCCGCTGGACAGATAGGCCCACACCGTCTCGCGCATGCGGCGATGCTGTTCGTCGTCGTCGGCCAGCGCGCCGAGCACCGTCCGCACCCAGGTGGCGACGGCGGCCGTGTCGGCGGCCACCAGGGCCAGCGGGCCGAGCTGGGACGCCGTGGTCACGGACCGGGACAGGCCGTCGCCCGCCATCAGCGCGACGGCCTGCGCCTGAAGGGCCTGCTGATGGGTGCCGCGGAAACCGTCCAGCCCGCTCGCGGGGTCGCCGAGCGCCACCCGGACCGGCTCCGGCGAGCCGTCCAGGACGCGCGTCACCAGGTCCGGATCGATCGACGACGCCGGGAACCAGGCCCAGACCGTGGACGCGTCCGGCGCCACGACCAGCGGCACCCGGCCGCCCGCCGCGGTGGCGAGCAGACCGGCGTGCCGTTCGAGACTGCTGAGCCGGGCGCCCTCGTCGACGTCCGGCCCGCACCACAGCACGGCACCGACGTGCCGATCCGAGAGGACGTATCCGATCGCCTTCTCGATCTCGCCGCTTTCGACGGCCTTGCCGGACAGGACGGTCCGGACCTTCGCCAGCCGGTTCGCGTTGCGGTTGCGCAGCCAGGTGTCGCGTTCCAGCTGGTAGGCCTCGACGACCTCCTCGGAGATCTTGTCGATGTAGCCGAAGGCGACC carries:
- a CDS encoding cation:proton antiporter, translating into MNPVNLTLVVVLGVVSIVLVAAFSERLNVAAPLSLVVAGIGLSFLPGVPHPEVEPELILAGVLPPLLYSAAVNMPVVDFRRNIRPITGLAVLLVVGTTLGAGWLFHELIPDIGWPAAFALGAVISPTDAVAATSVGRRLGLPPRLLTVLEGEGLVNDASALVLLRSAVAAVAGSVSVWGIVGEFVFAVVVAVGIGLLVGIVNVRVRALLGNAVLNTAISFVVPFIAFLPAEEAGASGVLAVVVAGLVTGHLAPRHLRATDRLAEAVNWRTAAFLLESAMFLLMGLSVKTLIDEVHDDGSSVWRALGIGLAASALVIVARIVFVGPLVGGLYREQRKAARFKPRLETTQAVLRGDESNPAVTERLDKASPRRVAHFRKRLDRAAADVEFRLTETLGWRGGVVLGWAGMRGAITLAAAQTLPQDTPDRALLVLIAYVVATTTLLVQGMTLPAVIRAARVPSEDPGRLRREYVRLTTELADAATSLLDDPGLEDPGNGPFGDRVVDRVRSDVRVPPASPGDRPAPEQIEQYLRLRLRVLTEQSERLQHARSSGAYSSEALSRAQTALDVEMARLEQLADRPIS
- a CDS encoding GMC oxidoreductase, which produces MSPVDVLVIGSGFGGSVSALRLAEKGYRVTVLEAGPRRTEETLPKTSWDVRNFLWAPRLGCYGIQRIHLLRDVVILGGAGVGGGSLNYANTLYEPPAPFFEDPQWAHITDWRTELKPHYDQARRMLGVTRNPTVTAADEVLREVATDMGVGSSFRLTPVGVFFGDERTPAGSVVPDPYFGGAGPERRTCTECGSCMTGCRVGAKNTLDRNYLYLAERLGAEVVPMTTVLDVRPAPEGGYVVRTVRTGSSPRRRKNVRTFTAREVVFSAGTYNTQKLLHRARATGALPRLSASLGRLTRTNSESILGAKTKRKDADFTRGVAITSSIHPDAHTHVEPCRYGKGSNAMSLLQTALTDGGKRVPRWLTWLGTLVRDPRNVTWFSPRRWSERTIILLVMQTLDNSITVSGRRTRTGRHKLVSGPGHGEPNPTWIPAGNDAARRVAEKIDGIAGGTTGEILNIPMTAHFIGGCAISDDPGRGVIDPYHRVHGYDGLHIVDGSTISANLGVNPSLTITAQAERAMAYWPNRGDADPRPPLGEAYRRIDPVPPRNPAVPAGAPAALR
- a CDS encoding NAD(P)/FAD-dependent oxidoreductase; this translates as MDKAGLVVVGASLAGLRAATAARRAGYDGPVTLIGAEPHLPYDRPPLSKAFLTDPDRTPPTLASAEALADLDIDVRLGEAATGLSTEDREVLIGGTAVPFGSLIIATGGAAIPLPGHGVHTLRTLDDARAIRARLATTSRAVIVGGGFIGAEIATALRERGAAVTIVEAAEVPLVRAVGPRMAAALAGLHARNGVDLRLSTAVRAITPDGAGSKVALSDGGVLDADLVIAGIGARPSVGWLEGSGVPLGDGVLCDRTLCAAPGIYAAGDVARWHNPLFETTMRLENWTSASAQAEAAARNAVAPGKATPFSAVPYFWSDWYGKRIQMVGVAADDVDLFGDPEDESWLALYRSGDRLVGALAVNQPGRIMKYRAHITRRSSWRDAADLAKAVAR
- a CDS encoding PucR family transcriptional regulator; this translates as MTSTAADTLVKVAGSVLTEVAALRDRIVEEVSGELPELAQDAQARDLLVSTVRENLIAALGVFGGATRRVDVGAPPVALEFARRLAQRGVPITTMLRAYRLGQAAFQQEMITRIAAEPVSAGDVAVAATELSSVAFGYIDKISEEVVEAYQLERDTWLRNRNANRLAKVRTVLSGKAVESGEIEKAIGYVLSDRHVGAVLWCGPDVDEGARLSSLERHAGLLATAAGGRVPLVVAPDASTVWAWFPASSIDPDLVTRVLDGSPEPVRVALGDPASGLDGFRGTHQQALQAQAVALMAGDGLSRSVTTASQLGPLALVAADTAAVATWVRTVLGALADDDEQHRRMRETVWAYLSSGSSLMLASQELHLHKNTIQYRLRKAEQARGRPLSEGRIDVEVALLACRLLGTAVLRPVGD